The following are from one region of the Novosphingobium humi genome:
- a CDS encoding sigma-54 interaction domain-containing protein: MDYIEVTNSTAQRHAPLVQRAGAVIATMGNTCRLRLIEGGGDAKAPALSDDRTTIALFHTATNRIDRLPTPRGGRRPHFVLNYADPAGEDALAALISCATLGGPVAADPDSLSVLALAERLAMSDIPVLIGGPTGTGKEVLSRYIHDSSPRRNGPFIAVNCAAMPEAMLEALLFGHTKGAFTGATSANEGFFRAADGGTLLLDEIAEMPLALQAKLLRALQEGEVVPIGATQPVRFDVRIIAAANRDLPTEVAQGRFRADLFYRLNVFPLALKPLRERLEDIAPLAFALAMRHTPAHRAVPWIGKEALDMLRSHGWPGNVRELENVIRRALLLAEGLGGSPSAQIGPEHIRFDCVAKLVDEPAAAAETAPVPAPVAPMPEPNAGGRKLASIVQVSEAKAILETLAACGGSRIAAARQLGISERTLRYRLASLREAGMPVAAVGGGRR; the protein is encoded by the coding sequence ATGGACTACATCGAGGTCACCAACAGCACGGCACAGCGGCATGCCCCGCTGGTTCAGCGCGCCGGGGCGGTTATCGCCACGATGGGCAACACCTGCCGGCTGCGCCTGATCGAAGGCGGCGGCGATGCCAAAGCGCCGGCCCTGAGTGATGACCGCACGACCATCGCGCTGTTTCACACAGCGACCAACCGGATTGACCGGCTGCCCACGCCGCGCGGCGGGCGCAGGCCGCATTTCGTGCTCAATTATGCGGACCCTGCCGGAGAGGATGCGCTGGCCGCGTTAATCTCTTGTGCCACATTGGGTGGTCCGGTGGCGGCCGATCCGGACTCGCTGTCGGTGCTGGCGCTGGCCGAACGTCTGGCGATGAGCGACATTCCCGTGCTCATCGGCGGGCCGACGGGCACCGGCAAGGAAGTGCTCAGCCGCTATATCCACGACAGCAGCCCGCGCCGTAACGGCCCCTTCATCGCCGTTAACTGCGCCGCCATGCCCGAGGCCATGCTCGAAGCCCTGCTGTTCGGCCATACCAAGGGCGCCTTTACCGGCGCGACCAGCGCCAACGAGGGTTTCTTCCGCGCGGCCGACGGCGGCACGCTGCTGCTCGACGAGATTGCCGAAATGCCGCTGGCGCTGCAGGCCAAATTGCTGCGCGCGCTTCAGGAAGGCGAAGTCGTGCCGATCGGCGCGACCCAGCCGGTGCGTTTCGATGTCCGCATCATCGCCGCGGCCAACCGTGATCTGCCCACCGAGGTGGCGCAGGGCCGGTTCCGCGCCGATCTGTTCTATCGCCTCAACGTCTTTCCCCTGGCGCTCAAGCCGCTGCGCGAAAGGCTTGAGGATATTGCTCCGCTCGCCTTTGCGCTGGCGATGCGCCACACGCCCGCCCACCGCGCCGTGCCGTGGATCGGCAAAGAGGCGCTGGACATGCTGCGCAGCCATGGCTGGCCGGGCAATGTGCGCGAGCTGGAAAATGTCATCCGCCGCGCGCTGCTGCTGGCCGAAGGTCTGGGCGGCTCGCCCAGCGCCCAGATCGGCCCTGAACATATCCGCTTCGATTGCGTGGCCAAGCTGGTCGACGAACCGGCGGCGGCTGCCGAAACGGCTCCTGTCCCCGCCCCGGTCGCCCCGATGCCTGAGCCCAACGCCGGCGGGCGCAAACTGGCCAGCATCGTGCAGGTCAGCGAGGCCAAGGCCATCCTTGAAACGCTGGCGGCCTGTGGCGGCAGCCGGATCGCCGCCGCGCGCCAGTTGGGCATTTCCGAGCGCACGCTGCGCTATCGCCTTGCCTCGCTGCGTGAAGCCGGGATGCCGGTGGCCGCGGTGGGCGGAGGCCGCAGATGA